In Tachysurus vachellii isolate PV-2020 chromosome 1, HZAU_Pvac_v1, whole genome shotgun sequence, a genomic segment contains:
- the dnajb6a gene encoding dnaJ homolog subfamily B member 6a isoform X2 yields the protein MLEYYQILGVSKDASPDDIKKAYRKLALKWHPDKNPDNKDEAERKFKEISEAYEVLSDANKRSVYDQYGKEGLSAGGGGRYHNGDPFESFTFRNPEDVFRDFFGGRDPFADFFGNDPFRDDFFGGGRRQHQRGMSRSRTGGSFFSSGFGGFGGFGGFPSFAPTFTSFDTGFSSFGQMAQMGGGGFTSFSSTSFGGGGGSGMGNVRSVSTSTKIVNGRKITTKRIIENGQERVEVEEDGQLKSLTINGQALELGLGEERKQNRSLPDTSSTSAHSPFTQRVQQPTKEQNGIKRKRPMMKGETKKSKES from the exons aTGTTGGAGTACTACCAGATATTAGGAGTGTCGAAAGACGCGAGTCCAGATGACATTAAGAAAGC GTACAGAAAGCTTGCATTGAAGTGGCATCCAGATAAAAACCCAGACAACAAGGACGAGGCAGAGAGGAAGTTTAAGGAGATCTCTGAGGCATATGAAGTCCTGTCAGATG CCAACAAGCGGAGTGTTTATGATCAGTACGGTAAAGAAGGCCTGTCAGCAGGCGGAGGAG GACGCTACCATAACGGCGACCCCTTCGAAAGTTTCACATTCCGTAATCCAGAAGACGTCTTCAGGGATTTCTTCGGAGGTCGTGACCCTTTTGCTGATTTCTTTG GAAACGATCCGTTTAGAGATGATTTCTTCGGTGGTGGTCGACGGCAGCATCAGCGCGGGATGAGCAGGAGCCGAACAGGTGGCTCGTTCTTCTCTAGCGGGTTTGGAGGTTTCGGAGGGTTTGGCGGTTTTCCATCTTTCGCGCCAACGTTTACTTCGTTTGATACAG GTTTCAGCTCTTTTGGTCAGATGGCACAGATGGGTGGAGGCGGATTCACGTCCTTCTCTTCCACCTCGTTTGGGGGTGGAGGGGGCAGCGGGATGGGAAATGTCCGCTCCGTGTCCACATCCACCAAAATCGTCAACGGCAGAAAAATCACCACAAAAAG GATCATCGAGAACGGACAAGAACGAGTGGAAGTGGAGGAAGACGGACAGTTAAAGTCTCTAACTATAAATG GGCAGGCACTTGAGTTGGGTCTAGGGGAGGAGCGTAAACAGAACAGGTCACTTCCTGACACCTCCTCCACCTCCGCCCACTCTCCCTTCACCCAGAGAGTGCAACAACCAACCAAAG agcaaaatggaataaaaaggaaaagaccAATGATGAAGGGTGAAACAAAAAAGTCCAAAGAGTCATGA
- the trpa1a gene encoding transient receptor potential cation channel subfamily A member 1a, protein MDSSRTLPKFTHEYQSLMEMDRNSGTSLNVFECALKGDAPALERDVSNLGMRDDGGASPLHYASSKGHIRVINLIVQIAGSQELDIVDDDGNTPLHWAVQQDQPGSCSHLLSLGANPNILNKTALSPLHLAVSLRHNHIVEQLLTHSETDVNLEGDLGNTPLILAASLDNHEALLMLHKNGARLCCQNKLGLFPIHAAAFAGAKRSMEIVLQKGEELGVPIERHINYVDKSISSPLHLAVRGGNLEVIKLCIAHGARIDQQQCDKSTALHLACTQGATEAVKVMLQAYKKVCDIINITDGALQSPLHKAAIFDHYELVEYLISQGADIDFIDCKGHSPLLLATNCGAWRSVTLLLSQGADLTVKDKTGCNFLHLAILQPRGLKNLPAEILQHESVRELLNDEDSEGCTPLHYACRLGIPDSVKNMLGLDVSLDQKSKQKKSALHFAAEYGRINTCHRLLETMTDTRLLNEGDEKGMTPLHLASRGGHVKVVELLLRKGALFHSDYKGWSCLHHAAAEGYTQTMDSLLISNIKLLDKTDSDGNTALHLAARAGHAVAVRLLLNRGAQILLNRSDASFLHEAIHNGRKDVTSAVIDSSRCEEAISMFKLNSAKHCAVLDMIEFLPECFKHLLDTCIKESEEDVNSCGYYLEYNFQWLQQPIQYAVKMENSENEDEYKPLAALNAMVEFNRVDLLTHPVCKKYLEMKWSAYGMKAHLLNMIIYTLGVFPLTYLIVNLRPNMSVEKNVTTVNMVTKTLDQQCYFITTCMFLVLTMNLYAVGKEVVQMCQQRLKYLQDMSNVLDWAATICSLLFVTPLLLNVKKTWHWQAGALASLISWVNLLLYLQRFQRFGIYVVMFREICRTLLSIIVIFVYLILAFALAFYALMIKQKHFGRVFLSLMQTFAMMAGEINYQDNFLKPYMAQQLPFPILTYLIFAWFVLLVPILLMNLLIGLAVGDIAEVKNNACLKQIGMQIELHTNLEERLPHWFMKRVDQISVKDFPNKCYKGKRWFICGHEVNKVRARLCSSTRQSTQLERELTKQKHRLKDLTESMDKQLNLLKLIVQKMEINSEAEEHDGPRVVHDFTHKLSAKSKWGPLLRAVTAKRK, encoded by the exons ATGGATTCCTCCAGGACTCTGCCGAAGTTCACTCATGAGTATCAGAGTCTGATGGAGATGGACAGAAACAGTGGGACGTCACTGAACGTCTTTGAG TGCGCTTTGAAGGGTGACGCCCCGGCGCTGGAGCGTGACGTGAGTAATCTTGGCATGAGGGACGATGGCGGTGCCTCACCGCTGCACTATGCTTCCTCTAAAGGCCACATCCGGGTCATCAACCTCATCGTACAGATTGCCGGCTCTCAGG agctGGACATTGTGGATGATGATGGGAACACTCCCCTGCACTGGGCCGTTCAGCAGGATCAGCCTGGAAGCTGTTCGCATCTGCTGAGCCTCGGCGCGAATCCCAACATCCTGAACAAAACGGCGCTCTCACCACTGCACCTTGCTGTCAGCCTCAGACACAACCACATAGTGGAG CAACTGCTAACACACAGTGAGACGGACGTGAACCTCGAGGGTGATCTGGGAAACACGCCTTTAATTCTGGCTGCTTCATTGGACAACCACGAGGCGCTTCTCATGCTG CACAAGAACGGTGCCAGACTGTGCTGCCAGAACAAGCTGGGTCTCTTCCCCATCCATGCTGCTGCCTTCGCAGGAGCCAAGAGGTCCATGGAGATTGTTCTCCAAAAAG GAGAGGAGCTGGGTGTGCCCATTGAGAGACACATAAACTACGTGGACAAATCCATCTCCAGTCCTCTTCACCTGGCCGTAcgaggaggaaaccttgaggTCATCAAGCTCTGTATCGCTCATGGAGCCAGAATCGACCAGCAGCAG TGTGATAAATCCACCGCTCTGCACTTAGCCTGCACTCAGGGAGCCACTGAAGCCGTGAAGGTGATGCTCCAGGCGTACAAGAaagtgtgtgacatcatcaacatcacAGATGGAGCGCTCCAATCACCGCTACATAA GGCAGCCATTTTCGACCACTATGAGCTGGTGGAGTATCTAATCTCACAG GGAGCTGACATTGACTTTATCGACTGTAAAGGCCACTCGCCACTGCTGCTAGCAACCAACTGCGGTGCCTGGAGAAGCGTGACCCTGCTGCTGTCACAGG GTGCTGATCTGACGGTTAAAGACAAAACTGGATGCAACTTCTTGCATCTTGCCATCTTGCAGCCTCGAGGTCTGAAGAACCTTCCAGCCGAAATACTGCAG catgagagtgtgagagagctgCTGAATGATGAAGACTCAGAGGGCTGCACTCCTCTTCACTATGCCTGCAGGCTGGGAATCCCTGACTCGGTGAAGAACATGCTCGGCCTGGACGTCTCCCTTGACCAGAAGTCCAAGCAGAAGAAATCTGCCTTACACTTTGCAGCTGA GTATGGAAGGATCAACACATGTCACCGGCTCCTAGAGACCATGACAGACACACGTCTGCTTAACGAGGGAGATGAGAAGGGCATGACACCGTTACACCTGGCTTCACGCGGCGGCCATGTTAAAGTGGTCGAGCTGCTCCTCAGGAAAGGTGCCCTGTTTCACAG TGATTATAAAGGCTGGTCCTGTTTACATCATGCTGCGGCTGAGGGATACACGCAGACCATGGACAGCTTACTCATCTCCAACATCAAGCTCCTGGACAAAACCGATTCAGACGGC AACACGGCACTGCACTTAGCTGCTAGAGCTGGACACGCTGTTGCTGTTCGCCTGCTGCTGAACCGTGGAGCGCAGATCCTGCTGAACCGCAGCGATGCCTCCTTCCTGCATGAAGCCATTCACAACGGGAGGAAAGATGTCACGAGCGCCGTGATCGACAGCAGCAG GTGTGAGGAAGCTATCAGCATGTTTAAACTGAACTCAGCTAAACACTGTGCTGTCCTGGACATGATCGAGTTTCTGCCTGAGTGCTTCAAG CATCTCTTAGACACCTGCATTAAAGAGTCAGAGGAGGATGTGAACTCCTGCGGCTACTAC CTGGAGTATAATTTCCAGTGGCTTCAGCAGCCTATACAGTACGCTGTGAAGATGGAGAATTCAGAGAATGAAGATGAATACAAACCTCTGGCTGCACTCAAT GCCATGGTGGAGTTTAATCGTGTCGACTTGCTGACTCATCCAGTGTGCAAAAAATATCTGGAAATGAAATG GAGTGCCTATGGGATGAAAGCTCACTTGCTGAATATGATCATATACACACTGGGAGTTTTCCCGCTGACTTACCTGATCGTCAATCTGCGGCCCAACATGAGCGTGGAGAAAAACGTGACGACTGTCAACATGGTCACTAAGACCCTTGACCAG cagtgttaTTTCATCACAACCTGCATGTTTCTGGTCCTCACCATGAATTTATACGCAGTCGGCAAAGAAGTAGTGCAGATGTGTCAGCAG AGGTTAAAGTACCTGCAGGACATGTCGAACGTGTTAGACTGGGCAGCGACCATCTGCTCTCTGCTCTTTGTCACTCCTCTTCTGCTGAATGTGAAGAAGACATGGCACTGGCAGGCTGGAGCTCTGGCGTCTCTCATCTCCTGGGTCAACCTGCTTCTCTACCTGCAGCG GTTTCAGAGGTTTGGGATATACGTGGTGATGTTTCGTGAGATCTGCAGGACACTGCTGAGCATCATTGTGATATTCGTCTATCTGATCCTGGCTTTCGCTCTGGCCTTCTATGCTCTGATGATCAAACAG AAACATTTTGGccgtgtgtttctctctttaaTGCAAACATTCGCCATGATGGCAGGAGAGATCAACTACCAGGACAACTTCCTGAAACCCTACATGGCCCAACAACTTCCCTTCCCCATACTGACGTACTTGATCTTCGCTTGGTTCGTCCTGCTTGTGCCAATTCTGCTCATGAACCTGCTA ATCGGTTTGGCTGTCGGAGACATTGCAGAGGTGAAGAACAACGCCTGTTTGAAACAGATAGGAATGCAG ATTGAACTTCACACTAATCTGGAGGAGCGTCTGCCTCACTGGTTCATGAAGAGAGTCGACCAAATCTCCGTTAAGGATTTTCCTAACAAGTGCTACAAAGGCAAG AGGTGGTTCATCTGTGGACATGAAGTGAACAAAGTGAGAGCAAGACTCTGTTCCAGCACACGTCAAAGCACACAGCTGGAGAGAGAGCtcacaaaacagaaacacag aCTGAAGGACCTCACCGAGTCCATGGATAAGCAACTCAACCTACTGAAGCTAATTGTGCAGAAGATGGAGATCAACTCTGAGGCAGAGGAACATGACGGGCCCCGAGTTGTGCATGACTTCACGCACAAGCTCAGTGCCAAGAGCAAGTGGGGACCGCTACTGCGTGCCGTTACAGCCAAGAGGAAGTGA
- the dnajb6a gene encoding dnaJ homolog subfamily B member 6a isoform X3: MLEYYQILGVSKDASPDDIKKAYRKLALKWHPDKNPDNKDEAERKFKEISEAYEVLSDANKRSVYDQYGKEGLSAGGGGRYHNGDPFESFTFRNPEDVFRDFFGGRDPFADFFGNDPFRDDFFGGGRRQHQRGMSRSRTGGSFFSSGFGGFGGFGGFPSFAPTFTSFDTGFSSFGQMAQMGGGGFTSFSSTSFGGGGGSGMGNVRSVSTSTKIVNGRKITTKRIIENGQERVEVEEDGQLKSLTINGKEQLLRLEHK, from the exons aTGTTGGAGTACTACCAGATATTAGGAGTGTCGAAAGACGCGAGTCCAGATGACATTAAGAAAGC GTACAGAAAGCTTGCATTGAAGTGGCATCCAGATAAAAACCCAGACAACAAGGACGAGGCAGAGAGGAAGTTTAAGGAGATCTCTGAGGCATATGAAGTCCTGTCAGATG CCAACAAGCGGAGTGTTTATGATCAGTACGGTAAAGAAGGCCTGTCAGCAGGCGGAGGAG GACGCTACCATAACGGCGACCCCTTCGAAAGTTTCACATTCCGTAATCCAGAAGACGTCTTCAGGGATTTCTTCGGAGGTCGTGACCCTTTTGCTGATTTCTTTG GAAACGATCCGTTTAGAGATGATTTCTTCGGTGGTGGTCGACGGCAGCATCAGCGCGGGATGAGCAGGAGCCGAACAGGTGGCTCGTTCTTCTCTAGCGGGTTTGGAGGTTTCGGAGGGTTTGGCGGTTTTCCATCTTTCGCGCCAACGTTTACTTCGTTTGATACAG GTTTCAGCTCTTTTGGTCAGATGGCACAGATGGGTGGAGGCGGATTCACGTCCTTCTCTTCCACCTCGTTTGGGGGTGGAGGGGGCAGCGGGATGGGAAATGTCCGCTCCGTGTCCACATCCACCAAAATCGTCAACGGCAGAAAAATCACCACAAAAAG GATCATCGAGAACGGACAAGAACGAGTGGAAGTGGAGGAAGACGGACAGTTAAAGTCTCTAACTATAAATGGTAAGGAACAGCTGCTGCGACTggaacacaagtaa
- the dnajb6a gene encoding dnaJ homolog subfamily B member 6a isoform X4 — protein sequence MLEYYQILGVSKDASPDDIKKAYRKLALKWHPDKNPDNKDEAERKFKEISEAYEVLSDANKRSVYDQYGKEGLSAGGGAGRYHNGDPFESFTFRNPEDVFRDFFGGRDPFADFFGNDPFRDDFFGGGRRQHQRGMSRSRTGGSFFSSGFGGFGGFGGFPSFAPTFTSFDTGFSSFGQMAQMGGGGFTSFSSTSFGGGGGSGMGNVRSVSTSTKIVNGRKITTKRIIENGQERVEVEEDGQLKSLTINEALCCVA from the exons aTGTTGGAGTACTACCAGATATTAGGAGTGTCGAAAGACGCGAGTCCAGATGACATTAAGAAAGC GTACAGAAAGCTTGCATTGAAGTGGCATCCAGATAAAAACCCAGACAACAAGGACGAGGCAGAGAGGAAGTTTAAGGAGATCTCTGAGGCATATGAAGTCCTGTCAGATG CCAACAAGCGGAGTGTTTATGATCAGTACGGTAAAGAAGGCCTGTCAGCAGGCGGAGGAG CAGGACGCTACCATAACGGCGACCCCTTCGAAAGTTTCACATTCCGTAATCCAGAAGACGTCTTCAGGGATTTCTTCGGAGGTCGTGACCCTTTTGCTGATTTCTTTG GAAACGATCCGTTTAGAGATGATTTCTTCGGTGGTGGTCGACGGCAGCATCAGCGCGGGATGAGCAGGAGCCGAACAGGTGGCTCGTTCTTCTCTAGCGGGTTTGGAGGTTTCGGAGGGTTTGGCGGTTTTCCATCTTTCGCGCCAACGTTTACTTCGTTTGATACAG GTTTCAGCTCTTTTGGTCAGATGGCACAGATGGGTGGAGGCGGATTCACGTCCTTCTCTTCCACCTCGTTTGGGGGTGGAGGGGGCAGCGGGATGGGAAATGTCCGCTCCGTGTCCACATCCACCAAAATCGTCAACGGCAGAAAAATCACCACAAAAAG GATCATCGAGAACGGACAAGAACGAGTGGAAGTGGAGGAAGACGGACAGTTAAAGTCTCTAACTATAAATG AAGCACTTTGCTGTGTGGCTTGA
- the dnajb6a gene encoding dnaJ homolog subfamily B member 6a isoform X1, whose protein sequence is MLEYYQILGVSKDASPDDIKKAYRKLALKWHPDKNPDNKDEAERKFKEISEAYEVLSDANKRSVYDQYGKEGLSAGGGAGRYHNGDPFESFTFRNPEDVFRDFFGGRDPFADFFGNDPFRDDFFGGGRRQHQRGMSRSRTGGSFFSSGFGGFGGFGGFPSFAPTFTSFDTGFSSFGQMAQMGGGGFTSFSSTSFGGGGGSGMGNVRSVSTSTKIVNGRKITTKRIIENGQERVEVEEDGQLKSLTINGQALELGLGEERKQNRSLPDTSSTSAHSPFTQRVQQPTKEQNGIKRKRPMMKGETKKSKES, encoded by the exons aTGTTGGAGTACTACCAGATATTAGGAGTGTCGAAAGACGCGAGTCCAGATGACATTAAGAAAGC GTACAGAAAGCTTGCATTGAAGTGGCATCCAGATAAAAACCCAGACAACAAGGACGAGGCAGAGAGGAAGTTTAAGGAGATCTCTGAGGCATATGAAGTCCTGTCAGATG CCAACAAGCGGAGTGTTTATGATCAGTACGGTAAAGAAGGCCTGTCAGCAGGCGGAGGAG CAGGACGCTACCATAACGGCGACCCCTTCGAAAGTTTCACATTCCGTAATCCAGAAGACGTCTTCAGGGATTTCTTCGGAGGTCGTGACCCTTTTGCTGATTTCTTTG GAAACGATCCGTTTAGAGATGATTTCTTCGGTGGTGGTCGACGGCAGCATCAGCGCGGGATGAGCAGGAGCCGAACAGGTGGCTCGTTCTTCTCTAGCGGGTTTGGAGGTTTCGGAGGGTTTGGCGGTTTTCCATCTTTCGCGCCAACGTTTACTTCGTTTGATACAG GTTTCAGCTCTTTTGGTCAGATGGCACAGATGGGTGGAGGCGGATTCACGTCCTTCTCTTCCACCTCGTTTGGGGGTGGAGGGGGCAGCGGGATGGGAAATGTCCGCTCCGTGTCCACATCCACCAAAATCGTCAACGGCAGAAAAATCACCACAAAAAG GATCATCGAGAACGGACAAGAACGAGTGGAAGTGGAGGAAGACGGACAGTTAAAGTCTCTAACTATAAATG GGCAGGCACTTGAGTTGGGTCTAGGGGAGGAGCGTAAACAGAACAGGTCACTTCCTGACACCTCCTCCACCTCCGCCCACTCTCCCTTCACCCAGAGAGTGCAACAACCAACCAAAG agcaaaatggaataaaaaggaaaagaccAATGATGAAGGGTGAAACAAAAAAGTCCAAAGAGTCATGA